Proteins encoded by one window of Blautia luti:
- the mmsB gene encoding multiple monosaccharide ABC transporter permease, with the protein MEKKLSFSEVLKKYTMVIVLVLVVIMFTANTKGVMLLPQNVNNLVAQNAYVFILATGMLFCILTGGNIDLSVGSVVCFVAAVGGKMMVLNNMNPYLTMLVMLITGIAIGAWQGFWIAYVRIPPFIVTLAGMLAFRGLSNVVLQGQTLAPMPDSYLALFNNYIPDPFGKEGFNVTCFVVGIIVCIVYVLMVLKNRADRAKKGYSVEAFGGAAIKMVLICAVVLAFMFRLAQYKGIPNSLVWVAVIIAIYTYIASKTTTGRYFYAVGGNEKATKLSGINTNRVYFLAYLNMGLLAAIAGMVTMARLNSANPQAGTNFEMDAIGSCFIGGASAYGGTGTVPGVIIGALLMGVLNLGMSIMGIDQNIQKVVKGLVLLAAVIFDVVSKRKSFIVK; encoded by the coding sequence ATGGAGAAAAAGCTTAGTTTTTCAGAAGTATTAAAGAAATATACCATGGTGATCGTTCTGGTTCTGGTAGTCATCATGTTTACAGCAAACACCAAAGGTGTTATGCTTCTGCCGCAGAACGTAAATAACCTTGTAGCTCAGAACGCATATGTATTTATCCTTGCAACAGGTATGTTGTTCTGTATCTTAACCGGTGGTAACATCGACCTTTCTGTTGGTTCTGTTGTATGTTTCGTTGCAGCAGTCGGCGGTAAGATGATGGTTCTCAATAACATGAATCCATATCTTACAATGCTTGTTATGCTGATCACAGGTATTGCCATCGGTGCATGGCAGGGATTCTGGATTGCTTATGTACGAATCCCACCGTTTATCGTAACTCTGGCAGGTATGCTTGCATTCCGTGGTTTATCAAACGTAGTTCTTCAGGGACAGACACTGGCTCCAATGCCTGATTCTTATCTGGCACTGTTTAACAATTATATTCCTGATCCATTTGGAAAAGAAGGATTTAATGTTACATGTTTCGTAGTTGGTATTATCGTTTGTATTGTTTATGTGTTAATGGTACTGAAAAACCGTGCAGACCGTGCGAAAAAAGGCTACAGTGTAGAAGCTTTCGGCGGCGCAGCGATCAAGATGGTTCTGATCTGTGCAGTTGTTCTTGCATTTATGTTCCGTCTGGCGCAGTATAAAGGTATTCCGAACTCTCTGGTTTGGGTAGCGGTTATTATTGCAATCTATACATACATTGCTTCTAAGACAACTACAGGTCGTTATTTCTATGCAGTTGGTGGTAATGAGAAGGCTACGAAGCTTTCCGGTATTAATACGAACAGAGTTTATTTCCTGGCTTATTTAAATATGGGTCTTCTGGCTGCTATTGCTGGTATGGTTACTATGGCCCGTCTGAATTCTGCTAACCCGCAGGCTGGTACGAACTTCGAGATGGATGCCATTGGTTCCTGTTTCATTGGTGGTGCTTCTGCTTATGGTGGAACTGGTACTGTTCCGGGAGTTATTATTGGTGCTCTTTTAATGGGTGTCCTGAACTTAGGTATGAGTATCATGGGTATTGACCAGAATATTCAGAAGGTTGTTAAGGGACTTGTTCTTCTGGCAGCGGTTATCTTTGATGTTGTAAGTAAGAGAAAATCCTTTATTGTAAAATAA
- the mmsA gene encoding multiple monosaccharide ABC transporter ATP-binding protein, producing the protein MAKILLEMKNITKTFPGVKALDNVNLQVEEGEIHALVGENGAGKSTLMNVLSGIYPYGTYEGNIIYNGEICKFNTIKDSEEKGIVIIHQELALIPYMTIGENMYLGNERGKSFSINWNETYGEADKYLKIVGLEESSRTLIKDIGVGKQQLVEIAKALAKHAKLLILDEPTASLNEDDSQALLDLLLKFKEQGMTSIIISHKLNEISYVADKITVIRDGSTIETLDKKVDDFSEQRIIQGMVGREMTDRFPKRPDVKVGAVSMEVKNWTVYHPLYSERKVVDNVSFKIHKGEVVGISGLMGAGRTELAMSIFGKSYGTKISGQIFMNGKEVKLNTVQEAIDNKLAYVTEDRKGNGLILSKSIKMNTSLANMKGISNGQVIDADKEYAVAEEYRKKLKTKCPSVEQNVGNLSGGNQQKVLLAKWMFAEPDILILDEPTRGIDVGAKYEIYCIINDLVAAGKSVIMISSELPEVLGMSDRIYIMNEGKFVGEVSKEEATSELIMSKIVKSGKGA; encoded by the coding sequence TTGGCTAAGATACTTTTGGAAATGAAGAATATCACCAAAACTTTCCCGGGTGTAAAGGCACTGGATAACGTAAATCTTCAGGTAGAAGAAGGCGAGATCCACGCACTGGTAGGTGAGAACGGTGCCGGAAAATCTACCCTGATGAATGTATTAAGTGGTATTTATCCGTATGGAACCTATGAAGGCAACATTATTTATAACGGAGAAATCTGTAAATTCAATACAATCAAAGACAGTGAAGAAAAAGGAATTGTAATCATTCACCAGGAACTTGCGCTGATTCCCTATATGACTATCGGCGAGAACATGTACCTGGGTAATGAAAGAGGTAAATCCTTCTCCATCAACTGGAATGAAACTTATGGAGAAGCAGACAAATATTTGAAAATAGTAGGACTGGAGGAATCCTCCAGAACTTTGATCAAGGATATTGGTGTAGGTAAACAGCAGCTGGTAGAAATCGCGAAAGCATTGGCGAAACATGCGAAACTCCTGATCCTGGATGAGCCGACCGCATCTTTGAATGAAGATGACTCTCAGGCACTGCTGGATCTGCTGTTGAAATTTAAAGAACAGGGTATGACATCTATTATCATTTCCCATAAATTAAATGAAATCTCTTATGTAGCGGATAAGATTACGGTTATCCGTGACGGCTCTACCATTGAGACTCTGGATAAGAAAGTAGATGATTTCTCAGAACAGCGTATCATTCAGGGCATGGTTGGTCGTGAGATGACAGACCGTTTCCCGAAACGCCCGGATGTAAAAGTCGGAGCTGTTTCCATGGAAGTGAAGAACTGGACTGTTTATCATCCGTTGTACTCAGAGCGTAAAGTAGTAGATAATGTATCATTTAAGATCCATAAAGGGGAAGTAGTGGGTATTTCCGGACTGATGGGTGCAGGACGTACAGAGCTTGCCATGAGTATCTTCGGAAAGAGCTATGGAACCAAGATTTCTGGTCAGATATTTATGAACGGAAAAGAAGTGAAACTGAACACTGTACAGGAAGCAATCGATAATAAACTTGCTTATGTTACAGAGGACAGAAAAGGAAACGGACTGATCCTTTCCAAATCCATCAAAATGAACACATCACTTGCAAATATGAAAGGCATCAGCAATGGACAGGTGATCGATGCAGATAAAGAGTATGCAGTAGCCGAAGAATACAGGAAAAAGCTGAAAACAAAATGTCCATCTGTTGAGCAGAATGTAGGTAACTTAAGTGGTGGTAACCAGCAGAAAGTCCTTCTTGCGAAATGGATGTTCGCAGAACCGGATATTCTGATCCTGGATGAGCCTACCCGTGGTATCGACGTAGGTGCGAAGTACGAAATTTACTGTATTATCAACGATCTGGTTGCAGCAGGCAAATCTGTTATCATGATCTCTTCTGAACTTCCGGAAGTACTGGGAATGTCAGACAGGATCTATATCATGAATGAAGGCAAGTTCGTAGGAGAAGTCAGCAAAGAAGAGGCAACCTCCGAACTGATCATGTCAAAGATCGTAAAATCAGGAAAAGGAGCGTAA
- the chvE gene encoding multiple monosaccharide ABC transporter substrate-binding protein, with amino-acid sequence MVVIPGVAVKADDKKLIGVTMPTKDLQRWNQDGENMKKELEAAGYEVDLQYASNDVNTQVSQLENQVANGCDLLVVASIDGSSLGEPLKQAKEAGIPVISYDRLLMNSDAVTYYATFDNYKVGQKQGEYLVDALDLDNQDGPFNIELFTGDPGDNNCNFFFGGAMDVLQKYIDEGKLVVKSGQTEFEQVATANWDSAKAQDRMDTIIAGNYSDGTNLDAVLCSNDSTALGVENALAASYTGEYPIITGQDCDTPNVKNLVAGKQAMSVFKDTRALASAVVKMVDSIMKGEEPEVNDTESYDNGTGVIPTYLCDPVVVTVDNYKEMLIDSGYYTEDQIK; translated from the coding sequence ATGGTAGTCATCCCGGGTGTAGCTGTTAAAGCGGATGATAAGAAACTGATCGGTGTTACAATGCCTACCAAAGACCTTCAGAGATGGAATCAGGATGGCGAGAACATGAAGAAAGAGCTGGAAGCAGCAGGCTACGAAGTAGACCTTCAGTATGCATCTAACGACGTAAACACACAGGTTTCACAGCTTGAGAACCAGGTAGCCAACGGATGTGATCTTCTGGTTGTAGCATCTATCGACGGAAGCAGCCTTGGAGAGCCTCTGAAACAGGCAAAAGAAGCAGGAATCCCGGTTATCTCCTATGACCGTCTGCTTATGAACTCTGATGCAGTTACATACTATGCAACATTTGATAACTACAAAGTAGGCCAGAAACAGGGCGAATACTTAGTAGATGCACTTGATCTTGACAATCAGGACGGACCGTTCAACATCGAGCTGTTCACAGGTGATCCTGGTGACAACAACTGTAACTTCTTCTTCGGCGGAGCAATGGATGTCCTTCAGAAATACATCGACGAAGGCAAACTGGTAGTTAAATCCGGACAGACAGAGTTCGAGCAGGTTGCAACTGCTAACTGGGACAGTGCAAAAGCTCAGGACAGAATGGATACAATCATCGCTGGTAACTATTCTGACGGAACAAACCTTGACGCAGTTCTCTGCTCCAACGACTCCACAGCACTTGGTGTAGAAAACGCACTTGCAGCTTCTTACACAGGAGAGTATCCGATCATTACCGGTCAGGACTGTGATACACCAAACGTTAAGAACCTTGTAGCAGGAAAACAGGCTATGTCCGTATTCAAAGATACACGTGCTCTTGCATCTGCAGTTGTTAAAATGGTTGACTCCATCATGAAAGGTGAAGAACCGGAAGTTAACGATACAGAATCCTATGACAACGGCACAGGCGTTATCCCGACATACCTTTGCGATCCGGTTGTTGTAACTGTTGACAATTACAAAGAAATGCTGATTGATTCCGGATATTATACAGAGGATCAGATTAAATAA
- a CDS encoding sugar ABC transporter substrate-binding protein, whose amino-acid sequence MRKYKRGKNSRIKKLLAGTLVLCMGMVLWAGCGSQSEEKQTSQEETASSGKEEDKIQIGLTVDSFVIERWIRDRDVFVATARELGAEVNVQDAGADVQEQISQIEYFISKQMDVIVVIARDCGVLSDVIQKAHNAGIPVISYDRMINNADTDFYISFDNRKVGEIMAQALVDALPQGGDIFMIQGPLSDNNVHMLKEGFDDTLEDTNLNVVYEANCDGWTAELAVGYMEEALEKYPHVKGIMCGNDDIASQVVQVLAENQLAGNVMVVGQDGDLAACQRIVEGTQYMTAFKSIEDLAKEAAKYVVEIGSGKEASELEGVTEKVNDGTYDIPARVLEPTAVTRENIDEVIIDGGFHRRDEVYLNAEYN is encoded by the coding sequence ATGAGGAAATATAAAAGAGGGAAGAACAGCAGAATAAAAAAACTGCTGGCAGGAACACTGGTGCTTTGTATGGGAATGGTGCTTTGGGCAGGCTGCGGCTCACAGAGTGAAGAAAAGCAGACCAGTCAGGAAGAAACCGCTTCCTCCGGCAAAGAAGAGGATAAGATCCAGATCGGGCTTACTGTAGATTCTTTTGTCATTGAGAGATGGATCAGGGACAGAGATGTATTTGTAGCAACTGCCAGAGAGCTGGGGGCAGAGGTGAATGTTCAGGATGCAGGGGCAGATGTCCAGGAGCAGATCAGCCAGATCGAATACTTTATCAGTAAACAGATGGACGTGATCGTGGTGATCGCCAGAGACTGCGGAGTACTTTCTGATGTGATCCAGAAGGCGCACAATGCGGGAATTCCGGTAATCTCCTATGACAGAATGATCAATAATGCAGATACAGATTTCTATATTTCTTTTGATAACAGGAAAGTTGGAGAGATCATGGCTCAGGCACTGGTAGATGCACTTCCACAGGGCGGGGATATTTTTATGATCCAGGGTCCTTTATCGGACAATAATGTCCATATGCTGAAGGAGGGATTTGACGATACCCTTGAGGATACCAATCTGAATGTGGTTTATGAGGCGAATTGTGACGGATGGACTGCAGAGCTTGCAGTGGGATATATGGAAGAAGCACTGGAGAAATATCCTCATGTGAAAGGAATCATGTGCGGAAATGATGACATTGCCAGTCAGGTGGTGCAGGTTCTTGCGGAAAATCAGCTGGCGGGAAATGTGATGGTAGTAGGTCAGGATGGTGACCTGGCAGCCTGTCAGAGGATCGTGGAGGGAACCCAGTATATGACTGCTTTTAAATCCATCGAAGATCTGGCAAAGGAAGCTGCGAAGTATGTTGTGGAGATCGGAAGCGGGAAAGAAGCTTCTGAGCTGGAAGGAGTTACCGAGAAAGTCAATGACGGAACCTACGATATCCCGGCCAGAGTGCTGGAACCTACGGCCGTAACAAGAGAGAATATTGATGAGGTGATCATAGACGGAGGATTCCACCGCAGGGATGAAGTGTATCTGAATGCGGAATATAATTAA
- a CDS encoding helix-turn-helix domain-containing protein, which produces MYRILLADDEGIMLESLKKIIESEYGNECEIHCAKSGRVVVEMAQAYPPDICFMDIQMPGISGIQAIREIKKFNSSAVFVIITAYDKFNYAKEAVSLGVEEFLTKPVNKKVILETCARMMAKVDLTRQKRSDDLRIREKLETVVPMIESGYINNILLQDDFVTYQDNYTELLDIHEKYGYMIVMEFGDSLENGVLSNAVGASVRANKFYSTFREIAQDFFECLVGPIMGNRIVLLVPYENATEDYEERVAIVTRARNMVHKFENRIDSMFRCGIGRVKELGSVKGSFQEAVVALKESTSHVVHIEDVPVAQKYKGEYPRDLESRYQKRILEKDVAGALNCADGFFEWMKGQTVVSREDMEIKILELVMDAERRAFFAGTMRYNISDRRGYIRELQACSNMESLREWFLDKTREICTKMENSKEKEAVSVIDRAKEYIEENFRKDISLDDVSREVDISPYYFSKLFKQETGKNFIEHLTEIRLKNARELLQNSQLSIKEICAESGYSDPNYFSRIFKKYEGVTPSEFRERLG; this is translated from the coding sequence ATGTACAGAATTTTGCTGGCAGATGATGAAGGTATCATGCTGGAATCACTGAAAAAGATCATTGAATCAGAATATGGAAATGAATGCGAGATCCACTGTGCGAAATCAGGCAGGGTAGTGGTGGAGATGGCACAGGCATATCCGCCGGATATCTGTTTCATGGATATCCAGATGCCGGGGATCAGCGGAATCCAGGCAATCAGAGAGATAAAGAAGTTTAACAGTTCGGCAGTCTTTGTCATCATTACTGCCTATGACAAATTTAACTATGCAAAAGAAGCGGTAAGTTTAGGAGTTGAGGAATTTCTCACCAAGCCTGTAAATAAGAAAGTGATCCTGGAAACCTGTGCCAGAATGATGGCAAAGGTAGATCTGACCCGTCAGAAGAGAAGCGATGATCTCCGTATCAGGGAGAAACTGGAAACAGTAGTGCCGATGATCGAGAGCGGATATATCAATAATATTCTTCTTCAGGATGATTTTGTCACTTATCAGGATAATTATACAGAGCTTCTGGATATCCATGAGAAATACGGATATATGATCGTAATGGAGTTTGGGGATTCCCTGGAAAATGGTGTGCTGAGCAATGCTGTAGGTGCAAGTGTGAGGGCAAATAAATTCTATTCCACTTTCCGTGAGATCGCGCAGGATTTCTTTGAATGTCTGGTGGGTCCCATCATGGGAAACAGGATCGTGCTGCTGGTTCCTTATGAAAATGCCACAGAGGATTACGAGGAACGTGTTGCAATCGTCACAAGAGCCAGAAATATGGTACATAAGTTTGAGAACCGGATTGACAGCATGTTCCGCTGCGGAATCGGAAGAGTCAAGGAACTGGGCAGTGTGAAGGGGTCTTTTCAGGAGGCTGTTGTAGCACTTAAAGAGAGCACCAGTCATGTGGTACATATTGAGGACGTACCTGTGGCGCAGAAGTATAAAGGCGAATACCCAAGAGATCTTGAGAGCAGATATCAGAAGCGTATTCTGGAGAAAGATGTAGCGGGAGCACTCAACTGTGCAGATGGTTTTTTTGAATGGATGAAAGGACAGACTGTAGTTTCCAGAGAGGATATGGAGATTAAGATCCTGGAACTGGTAATGGATGCAGAACGAAGGGCGTTCTTTGCAGGAACAATGCGGTATAATATCAGCGACAGACGGGGATATATCAGGGAACTTCAGGCATGTTCCAATATGGAAAGCCTGCGTGAATGGTTTTTGGATAAAACAAGAGAAATCTGTACAAAGATGGAGAATTCCAAGGAAAAGGAAGCTGTCAGTGTGATCGACAGGGCGAAAGAATATATAGAAGAAAATTTCCGTAAGGATATTTCACTGGATGATGTTTCCAGAGAAGTAGATATCAGTCCCTATTATTTCAGTAAACTGTTTAAGCAGGAGACCGGCAAGAATTTTATTGAGCATCTTACAGAAATCCGTCTGAAGAATGCCAGAGAACTTTTGCAGAATTCTCAGCTTTCTATTAAAGAGATATGCGCAGAATCCGGATATAGTGATCCCAACTATTTCAGCAGGATTTTTAAGAAATATGAAGGGGTTACACCAAGTGAATTCAGAGAGAGGTTAGGCTGA
- a CDS encoding sensor histidine kinase — MKQIRWRDLSLVSKIVIEVGMIAVLLFAMNMIFYVRINNSMQKMDNVYASNAELTELSQVFEKVQDNMYDYLKVKSSQVLLDYYQNESKYRSQLEKLNEENINDPVKLLERNIRRMSETYLNYTAETVAAKRGRNVEKYKRKYDDATKLYGYIQSSIDELNNLMFQENSSTYSILRAVMRYLEISNTIIMIGIVTGGMLLLIMAIRKMFIPLSNMAETAQLVGQGNFWVKMHDTDAQDELGAVTRAFNTMVENLDLYMARTKASMEKEQQMMERELLMENHLKEAQLKYLQSQINPHFLFNSLNAGAQLAMMEDAEQTGIFVEKMADFFRYNVKKGQEDATLGEELEAVDNYIYILNVRFAGDIHFSKDVDESLENVRVPSMILQPIVENAVNHGIRDIEWEGKIHLTVTGDADYIRISVKDNGKGMTPEQIEGVLSGNKEYRKEEGDSTGIGMNNVISRLELYYEEKGLVEIRSDGLDKGTEVIVYIPV, encoded by the coding sequence ATGAAACAGATACGCTGGAGAGACCTTTCTCTGGTCAGTAAGATAGTTATAGAAGTGGGAATGATCGCGGTTCTTTTATTTGCTATGAATATGATCTTCTATGTGCGGATCAATAATTCCATGCAGAAGATGGATAATGTATATGCCAGCAATGCGGAATTAACTGAGCTTTCCCAGGTATTCGAGAAGGTGCAGGATAACATGTATGATTATCTGAAGGTAAAGAGTTCCCAGGTATTGCTGGATTATTATCAGAATGAATCCAAATACAGAAGCCAGCTTGAGAAACTTAATGAAGAGAACATTAATGATCCTGTGAAGCTTCTGGAGCGCAATATCCGCAGAATGTCTGAAACTTATCTGAACTATACGGCAGAGACCGTTGCAGCCAAACGAGGCAGGAATGTGGAGAAATACAAACGTAAATATGACGATGCCACCAAACTGTACGGATATATCCAGTCTTCTATTGATGAGCTGAATAATCTGATGTTTCAGGAGAATTCCAGTACCTACTCCATCCTCCGCGCAGTGATGCGTTATCTGGAGATCAGTAATACCATCATTATGATCGGGATCGTGACAGGGGGAATGCTCCTCCTCATCATGGCAATCAGAAAAATGTTCATTCCCCTTTCCAATATGGCAGAAACGGCTCAGCTGGTAGGTCAGGGAAATTTCTGGGTGAAAATGCACGATACAGATGCACAGGATGAACTGGGAGCAGTAACCAGAGCGTTTAACACAATGGTGGAGAACCTGGATCTGTATATGGCCAGGACGAAAGCAAGTATGGAAAAAGAGCAGCAGATGATGGAGCGGGAACTGCTTATGGAGAACCATCTGAAAGAAGCTCAGCTGAAATACCTCCAGTCTCAGATCAATCCCCACTTTCTGTTTAATTCCCTGAATGCAGGGGCCCAGCTTGCCATGATGGAAGATGCAGAGCAGACAGGGATCTTTGTGGAAAAGATGGCAGACTTTTTCCGGTATAATGTTAAGAAAGGACAGGAAGATGCCACTCTGGGAGAAGAACTGGAGGCAGTTGACAATTATATTTATATTCTGAATGTTCGTTTTGCAGGTGACATTCATTTCAGCAAAGATGTGGATGAATCACTTGAGAATGTCCGTGTCCCAAGTATGATCCTGCAGCCAATTGTAGAGAATGCAGTAAATCACGGAATCCGTGACATTGAATGGGAAGGAAAGATCCATCTTACAGTTACCGGAGATGCAGACTACATTCGTATCAGTGTGAAGGACAACGGAAAAGGAATGACGCCGGAGCAGATAGAGGGTGTTTTGTCAGGAAATAAAGAATATAGGAAAGAAGAAGGTGACTCTACAGGAATTGGTATGAATAATGTGATCAGCCGTCTGGAACTGTACTATGAAGAAAAAGGACTTGTGGAGATCAGGAGTGATGGCCTGGATAAAGGAACAGAAGTGATCGTCTATATACCGGTATGA
- a CDS encoding substrate-binding domain-containing protein, producing the protein MSGRAAKICGVLGTVGILTVLYMTGESYYSGLTGGGSQVQKETQTYQYKYDMIVDNPESSFWQVAYNCTQEWAQKNDAILELKGNGKESDYDKLDYMNMSIASNADGIILQYSGEQGLESKIDEAVQKGIPVVTVMGDAVHSKRQSFVGVSDYQLGSAYGEKVAEYVTQDTKSILILLKKNIDDMNQSQIYTQISNAAQAKAGSADDIKITGRNLLSTGTFETEEAVTDIFQQKDKVPDILVCMDEETTECARQAVLDFNLAGKVKIIGYYSSDDILTAVEKGVISVTCDVDTDQLGRYSIEALTEYQKDGRTNSYYNVDINFLDKDAAREMRKEAQAK; encoded by the coding sequence ATGAGTGGAAGAGCAGCAAAGATCTGCGGTGTACTGGGAACTGTGGGAATTCTGACAGTTCTGTATATGACAGGGGAATCCTATTACAGCGGCCTGACAGGTGGAGGCAGCCAGGTGCAGAAAGAAACGCAGACCTATCAGTATAAATATGATATGATCGTAGACAATCCGGAATCGTCTTTCTGGCAGGTAGCATACAATTGTACACAGGAATGGGCGCAGAAGAATGATGCAATCCTGGAACTGAAAGGCAACGGCAAAGAGAGTGACTATGACAAGCTGGATTATATGAATATGAGCATTGCATCCAATGCAGATGGGATCATTCTGCAGTACAGCGGAGAACAGGGACTGGAGTCCAAGATCGACGAAGCAGTTCAGAAAGGAATTCCGGTTGTCACAGTGATGGGGGATGCAGTTCACAGCAAACGCCAGAGTTTCGTGGGAGTCAGTGATTACCAGCTTGGAAGTGCCTACGGGGAAAAAGTGGCAGAATATGTGACACAAGATACCAAAAGCATTCTGATCCTGTTGAAGAAAAATATTGATGATATGAATCAGAGCCAGATCTATACGCAGATCAGCAATGCAGCCCAGGCGAAAGCCGGATCAGCAGACGATATAAAAATTACAGGCAGAAATCTTCTTTCTACCGGAACCTTCGAGACAGAGGAAGCAGTTACGGATATTTTCCAGCAGAAAGATAAAGTGCCGGATATTCTGGTGTGCATGGACGAAGAAACCACAGAGTGTGCCCGCCAGGCAGTACTGGATTTTAACCTGGCCGGAAAGGTTAAAATCATCGGATACTACAGTTCTGATGATATCCTCACAGCGGTGGAAAAAGGGGTGATCTCTGTTACCTGCGATGTGGATACAGACCAGCTGGGCAGATACAGTATCGAGGCACTGACAGAATACCAGAAAGATGGAAGAACAAATTCTTACTATAATGTAGATATCAATTTCCTGGATAAGGACGCTGCCCGTGAAATGAGAAAGGAGGCACAGGCGAAATGA
- a CDS encoding polysaccharide deacetylase family protein, with product MKHIKPAVLPFFLLLAGLILTELLIMNRDLRTRTACAVAGRGMLSLVQQTMEEPPRVALTFDDGPNSKYTPMLLEGLRKRNILATFFLVGENIEGNEEILLEMQKDGHLIGNHTWDHVQLDKISREKALQEIQKTNNRIYEVTGVYPSYIRPPFGAWQKDMELPFTMLPVFWDIDTLDWKSRSTDSILSIVRSQVHDGSILLMHDSYQSSVDAALMIADLLTEQGYDFVTADQLLTL from the coding sequence ATGAAACACATCAAACCGGCAGTACTGCCATTTTTCCTGCTTCTCGCAGGACTTATACTGACTGAACTTTTAATTATGAACCGTGACCTGCGAACCCGGACAGCCTGCGCAGTGGCAGGCCGTGGAATGCTTTCCCTGGTACAGCAGACCATGGAAGAACCTCCCCGGGTAGCCCTTACCTTTGATGATGGACCTAACTCCAAGTATACTCCTATGCTGCTGGAAGGACTGCGAAAGAGAAACATCCTTGCTACCTTCTTTCTGGTAGGGGAAAACATCGAAGGAAACGAAGAGATCCTTCTGGAAATGCAAAAAGACGGACATCTGATTGGAAACCATACCTGGGATCACGTGCAGCTGGATAAGATTTCCCGGGAAAAAGCCCTCCAGGAAATCCAAAAAACCAACAACCGCATCTACGAAGTCACTGGCGTTTATCCATCCTATATCCGCCCTCCCTTCGGTGCCTGGCAGAAAGATATGGAACTGCCCTTCACCATGCTGCCTGTATTCTGGGATATCGATACCCTGGACTGGAAAAGCCGCAGCACAGACAGCATCCTGTCCATTGTCCGTTCCCAGGTTCATGACGGTTCCATCCTCCTGATGCATGACAGTTACCAGAGTTCTGTGGATGCTGCCCTGATGATCGCAGACCTGCTTACAGAACAGGGATATGATTTCGTTACTGCCGACCAGCTTCTCACTCTGTAA
- a CDS encoding YesL family protein: MDKLFNMDNKFFSMMGRAADLMILNIVFIICCLPIVTIGASLTALHYVTLKMVRNEESYIVKSFFKSFKQNFKQATIINLIMLLFGGLLYLDLNIINNMSGSMASVLHVLFIAFGIVYFVIFLYLYPVLAKFYNTIKHTFRNAFLMSIRHLPYTVLMALITAAPVAIFFIPTAQVQSIVLLLFILMGFSLEAFINGHFLVKIFDNYIIETPSKTSDTEESSEQTPAV, encoded by the coding sequence ATGGACAAATTGTTTAACATGGACAACAAATTCTTCAGTATGATGGGTAGGGCTGCAGACCTTATGATCCTCAATATTGTTTTTATCATTTGCTGTCTTCCAATCGTAACCATCGGTGCTTCTCTTACAGCACTTCACTATGTAACTCTGAAAATGGTCAGAAATGAAGAATCTTATATTGTAAAGAGCTTTTTTAAATCCTTCAAACAGAACTTCAAACAGGCAACTATCATTAACCTGATCATGCTCCTGTTTGGCGGGCTCCTGTATCTTGACCTGAATATTATAAATAACATGAGCGGCAGCATGGCCTCTGTACTGCATGTATTGTTTATCGCATTTGGCATTGTATACTTCGTGATATTCCTGTATCTCTACCCTGTACTTGCCAAATTTTACAATACCATCAAGCACACATTCCGGAATGCATTTCTGATGTCGATCCGTCATCTTCCTTATACTGTATTGATGGCACTGATCACTGCTGCACCTGTTGCGATCTTTTTTATCCCTACAGCCCAGGTACAGTCTATCGTGCTTCTTCTGTTCATTCTGATGGGATTTTCTCTGGAAGCATTTATCAATGGTCATTTTTTGGTGAAGATCTTCGATAACTATATCATTGAGACACCATCGAAGACTTCTGACACAGAAGAATCCTCAGAACAGACACCTGCAGTATGA